From Streptomyces sp. NBC_00683, one genomic window encodes:
- a CDS encoding anti-sigma regulatory factor yields the protein MSQIAGEPGNQDFVEVRLPAAGAYLSVLRTATAGLAARLDFTLDEIEDLRIAVDEACAILLQQAVPGSVLSCVFRLVDDSLEVTVSAPTTDGRAPERDTFAWTVLSALAGKVDSTVADDRTVSISLYKQRGAGPGPA from the coding sequence GTGTCCCAGATCGCAGGCGAGCCCGGGAATCAGGACTTCGTAGAGGTCCGGCTGCCCGCTGCGGGTGCCTACCTGTCGGTGCTGCGTACGGCCACGGCCGGTCTCGCAGCGCGTTTGGACTTCACTCTCGACGAGATCGAGGATCTTCGCATCGCGGTCGACGAGGCCTGCGCGATCCTGCTCCAGCAGGCCGTGCCGGGTTCCGTCCTCAGCTGCGTCTTCCGCCTCGTGGACGACTCCCTCGAGGTGACCGTGTCGGCCCCGACCACGGACGGCCGCGCTCCCGAGCGCGACACCTTCGCCTGGACGGTGCTCTCCGCACTGGCCGGCAAGGTCGACTCCACGGTCGCCGACGACCGTACGGTCAGCATCAGCCTCTACAAACAGCGCGGCGCGGGACCCGGGCCGGCGTGA
- a CDS encoding N-acetylmuramoyl-L-alanine amidase, with protein sequence MSSPMSASNFLKALKDEGLTVVQVGDWRTHNRNHQGPWGPVHGVMIHHTVTKGTARTVEICRDGYSGLPGPLCHGVIAKDGRVHLVGYGRANHAGLGDDDVLRAVIAEKGLPTDNEANTDGNRHFYGFECENLGDGKDPWPAVQLEAVEKAAAAVCRFHHWDAPSVIGHLEWQPGKVDPRGFSMTGMRTRIHDRLK encoded by the coding sequence ATGTCCTCACCCATGTCCGCGAGCAACTTCCTCAAAGCCCTGAAGGACGAGGGGCTCACCGTCGTCCAGGTCGGCGACTGGCGTACTCACAACCGCAATCACCAAGGTCCCTGGGGACCGGTGCACGGCGTGATGATCCATCACACCGTCACCAAGGGCACCGCCCGCACCGTCGAGATCTGCCGTGACGGCTACTCGGGCCTGCCCGGCCCGCTCTGCCACGGCGTGATCGCCAAGGACGGCCGGGTCCATCTGGTCGGCTACGGCCGCGCCAACCACGCCGGCCTCGGCGACGACGACGTCCTGCGCGCAGTCATCGCGGAGAAGGGACTCCCGACGGACAACGAGGCCAACACCGACGGAAACCGGCACTTCTACGGGTTCGAGTGCGAGAACCTCGGCGACGGGAAGGACCCCTGGCCCGCCGTCCAGCTCGAAGCCGTCGAGAAGGCGGCAGCGGCCGTCTGCCGCTTCCACCACTGGGACGCGCCTTCGGTCATCGGCCACCTGGAGTGGCAGCCGGGGAAGGTCGACCCGCGCGGCTTCTCGATGACGGGCATGCGCACCCGGATCCACGACCGGCTCAAGTAG
- a CDS encoding RrF2 family transcriptional regulator — translation MRLTRFTDVALRVLMRLAVATGDEDPPTTREVAATMQVPYTHAAKVVARLQHLGLVDARRGRGGGLTLTGAGRSASVGALVRQLEGPGEVVECEGATPCPLRSACRLRSALRAAEEAFYASLDPIAVTDLVSSPTGPLLIGISGSRPAPD, via the coding sequence ATGCGCCTGACGAGATTCACCGACGTGGCACTCCGCGTGCTCATGCGCCTGGCTGTCGCGACGGGGGACGAGGACCCGCCGACCACCCGGGAGGTCGCGGCCACCATGCAGGTGCCGTACACCCACGCCGCGAAGGTCGTCGCCCGGCTCCAGCACCTCGGCCTCGTCGACGCGCGCCGCGGCCGAGGCGGCGGTCTCACCCTCACCGGAGCCGGCCGGTCCGCATCGGTCGGCGCTCTCGTGCGCCAGCTGGAAGGGCCCGGCGAGGTGGTCGAGTGCGAGGGTGCCACCCCCTGCCCGCTGCGTTCCGCCTGCAGGCTGCGCTCCGCGCTCCGGGCGGCGGAAGAGGCCTTCTACGCCTCGCTCGACCCCATCGCCGTCACCGATCTCGTCTCCTCCCCCACCGGTCCCCTGCTGATCGGCATCAGCGGCAGCCGTCCCGCGCCGGACTGA
- a CDS encoding Na+/H+ antiporter translates to MDALPLVALVAASAAVAGAARRTPVPAPLVLVAVGLLAAYLPGVPDYTLDAHVVLPLLLPPLLYTAAVDSSYLDLRANLRPVALLSVGYVLFATVAVGWLAYLVVPDLPLTAALVLGAVVAPPDAVTAAAIARRVGLPARVTTILQGESLVNDATAITAFRVALAAAVGEGVTWAEGIGEFLLAAVGGVGVGLLLMVPLHWLRTHLKEALLQNTLSLLIPFVAYAAAERVHASGVLAVVVVALYLGHRSWQVDFATRLQEAAVWKMVAFILESAVFALIGLQLPFVLRGLGTYGVIEALWYAAAVFIAVVVVRFVWVYPASYLPLWLSRRIREREPDLPWTSPLIVSWAGMRGVVSLAIAFSIPLVTHDGEDFPARNLVLFLTFTTVIATLVIQGLTLPLLVRVLKLPGRDPQTETLAEAQAQSEASTAAETRLEELLSDPRNALPDPLTERLRTVMERRRNAVWERLGAANPVTGESADETYRRLAREMIGAEREVFVQLRDERRIDDEMLRALLRRLDLEEAAAYRESDGD, encoded by the coding sequence ATGGACGCGTTGCCGCTGGTGGCACTCGTAGCGGCCAGCGCGGCGGTCGCGGGGGCCGCGCGGCGGACCCCGGTGCCGGCCCCGTTGGTTCTGGTGGCCGTGGGCCTGCTGGCGGCGTACCTGCCGGGCGTACCGGACTACACGCTGGACGCGCACGTCGTGCTGCCGCTTCTGCTGCCCCCGCTGCTGTACACGGCCGCGGTCGACAGCTCGTACCTCGATCTGCGGGCCAATCTGCGGCCGGTCGCCCTGCTCTCCGTGGGGTACGTGCTCTTCGCCACCGTCGCGGTGGGCTGGCTGGCGTACCTGGTCGTGCCCGACCTGCCGCTGACCGCCGCGCTCGTGCTCGGCGCGGTGGTCGCCCCGCCGGACGCCGTCACGGCCGCCGCGATCGCCCGGCGGGTCGGGCTGCCCGCCCGGGTCACGACCATCCTCCAGGGCGAGTCCCTGGTGAACGACGCCACCGCGATCACCGCGTTCAGGGTCGCCCTTGCCGCCGCGGTCGGCGAGGGCGTCACCTGGGCCGAGGGGATCGGCGAGTTCCTGCTCGCGGCGGTCGGCGGAGTCGGTGTCGGCCTGCTGCTGATGGTGCCGCTGCACTGGCTGCGCACGCACCTCAAGGAGGCGCTGCTGCAGAACACCCTGTCGCTGCTGATCCCTTTCGTGGCGTACGCGGCAGCGGAACGGGTGCACGCCTCCGGAGTCCTCGCCGTGGTCGTCGTCGCGCTCTACCTGGGACACCGCTCCTGGCAGGTCGACTTCGCGACACGGCTCCAGGAAGCAGCCGTCTGGAAGATGGTCGCGTTCATCCTGGAGTCCGCGGTCTTCGCGCTCATCGGGCTGCAGCTGCCCTTCGTCCTGAGAGGGCTCGGCACCTACGGCGTCATCGAAGCCCTCTGGTACGCGGCCGCCGTGTTCATCGCAGTGGTCGTGGTGCGCTTCGTCTGGGTCTACCCCGCGAGCTACCTCCCCCTGTGGCTCTCCCGGCGCATCAGGGAACGCGAACCCGACCTGCCGTGGACCTCGCCGCTGATCGTGAGCTGGGCGGGGATGAGAGGCGTCGTCTCGCTGGCCATCGCGTTCTCCATCCCGCTCGTCACACACGACGGGGAGGACTTCCCGGCCCGCAACCTGGTCCTCTTCCTGACCTTCACGACCGTCATCGCGACCCTGGTCATCCAGGGCCTCACCCTGCCGCTCCTCGTGCGGGTGCTGAAGCTCCCGGGGCGTGACCCGCAGACCGAGACGCTGGCCGAGGCCCAGGCGCAGAGCGAGGCCTCCACGGCTGCGGAGACGCGTCTGGAGGAGTTGCTGTCCGATCCGCGCAACGCACTGCCCGACCCGCTCACCGAACGTCTGCGGACCGTCATGGAACGGCGCCGCAACGCGGTGTGGGAACGGCTCGGCGCGGCCAATCCGGTCACCGGGGAGTCGGCGGACGAGACCTACCGGCGACTCGCGCGGGAGATGATCGGCGCCGAGCGCGAGGTGTTCGTGCAGCTCAGGGACGAGCGCCGGATCGATGACGAGATGCTGCGCGCACTGCTGCGCCGGCTCGACCTCGAAGAGGCAGCGGCCTACCGGGAGTCGGACGGAGACTGA
- a CDS encoding globin domain-containing protein, translating to MLSETSTATVRATLPAVGAGIDDIADLFYRKLFDARPELLRDLFNRGNQASGAQRQALAGSIASFAAQLVEHPDVRPDAMLIRIANKHASLGITPQQYEVVHTHLFAAIAEVLGDAVTPEVAAAWDEVYWLMANALITIESRLYAQQGVVAGDVWREWTVTSRTEETKDVATFGITPSDGTPAPDFHPGQYVSVQVALPDGAHQIRQYSLSRAPGSALRSLTVKRVRGQGTPDGEVSQYLHTHVREGDRLRVSAPYGDLVLDDSGAPLLLASAGIGCTPMLSMLEHLAAKDHRSPVTVVHGDRSAADHALRRDHALFTGRLHDATAHFWYEHPEPGHPRERTGTVDLTALPVASGTRAYLCGPLPFMRAVRSQLLAKDVRAADIHYEVFGPDLWLARG from the coding sequence ATGCTCTCCGAGACGTCGACCGCCACCGTCCGTGCCACCCTGCCCGCCGTCGGGGCAGGCATCGACGACATCGCGGACCTCTTCTACCGGAAGCTGTTCGACGCCCGGCCCGAGTTGCTCCGCGACCTGTTCAACCGCGGCAACCAGGCGTCGGGCGCACAGCGCCAGGCTCTCGCGGGCTCCATCGCCTCCTTCGCCGCCCAGTTGGTCGAACACCCGGACGTCCGCCCCGACGCGATGCTCATCCGCATCGCCAACAAGCACGCATCGCTCGGCATCACGCCACAGCAGTACGAGGTCGTGCACACCCATCTCTTCGCGGCCATCGCCGAGGTACTCGGTGACGCCGTCACGCCGGAGGTCGCCGCCGCCTGGGACGAGGTCTACTGGCTGATGGCCAACGCCCTGATCACCATCGAGAGCCGGCTGTACGCCCAGCAGGGCGTTGTCGCAGGTGACGTGTGGCGTGAGTGGACGGTGACCTCACGGACCGAGGAGACGAAGGACGTCGCCACGTTCGGGATCACCCCCTCCGACGGCACTCCGGCTCCGGACTTCCACCCGGGCCAGTACGTCTCCGTACAGGTCGCACTCCCCGACGGCGCACACCAGATACGCCAGTACAGCCTCTCCCGCGCGCCGGGCTCCGCCCTGCGTTCGCTCACCGTCAAGCGGGTACGGGGCCAAGGCACTCCCGACGGCGAGGTCTCGCAGTACCTGCACACCCACGTGAGGGAGGGCGACCGGCTGCGCGTCTCGGCCCCGTACGGCGACCTGGTGCTCGACGACAGCGGCGCCCCGCTGCTCCTCGCGTCGGCGGGCATCGGCTGCACCCCCATGCTGTCGATGCTGGAGCACCTGGCGGCGAAGGACCACCGCTCCCCCGTCACCGTGGTGCACGGCGACCGTTCGGCCGCCGACCACGCCCTGCGCAGGGACCACGCCCTGTTCACCGGCAGGCTCCACGACGCCACCGCGCACTTCTGGTACGAGCACCCGGAGCCGGGCCACCCCCGGGAGCGCACCGGTACGGTCGACCTGACCGCCCTTCCGGTCGCTTCCGGAACCCGCGCCTACCTCTGCGGCCCGCTGCCCTTCATGCGCGCCGTCCGCTCCCAGTTGCTCGCCAAGGATGTGCGCGCGGCCGACATCCACTACGAGGTGTTCGGCCCCGACCTCTGGCTCGCCCGGGGCTGA
- a CDS encoding family 2B encapsulin nanocompartment shell protein produces MSVGEEVRDTQPPPQQSLGTAAARNLATTTKSAPQMQEITSRWLLRMLPWVQVQGGTYRVNRRLSYSVGDGRLTFVQTGDRVTVIPAELGELPALRDFGDEEVLGELARRCEQRDVAAGEVLAASGDAADRVFLLAHGKVEKVGSGPYGDETVLGVLADGAYFGDQALIDGDAAWEYTARAVTACTLLTLRRSDVLNLAARADSLRDHLAGLLSIPHQRTNRYGEAEIDLSAGHVGESVVPHTFVDYESAPREYELSVAQTVLKVHSRVADLYNQPMNQTEQQLRLTVEALRERQEHELVNNREFGLLNNCDYGQRLQPHDGAPGPDDMDELLSRRRGSNLFLAHPRAIAAFGRECNKRGLVPESVEVGGHHVPAWRGVPIFPCNKIPVTDARTTSIICMRTGEADQGVVGLQQSGIPDEIEPSLSVRFMGIDEQAIISYLVTAYYSAAILVPDALGVLENVEVSRWR; encoded by the coding sequence ATGTCCGTTGGTGAAGAGGTTCGCGACACGCAGCCGCCGCCGCAGCAGAGTCTCGGCACAGCGGCTGCGCGGAACCTCGCGACAACGACCAAGTCCGCCCCGCAGATGCAGGAGATCACCTCGCGGTGGCTGCTGCGCATGCTGCCGTGGGTGCAGGTGCAGGGCGGGACGTACCGGGTGAACCGCCGGCTCAGCTATTCGGTCGGAGACGGCCGGTTGACCTTTGTCCAGACCGGCGACCGGGTCACGGTCATCCCCGCGGAGCTCGGCGAACTGCCCGCCCTGCGGGACTTCGGGGACGAAGAGGTGCTGGGCGAGCTGGCGCGCAGGTGCGAGCAGCGCGACGTGGCGGCCGGGGAGGTGCTCGCCGCTTCGGGGGACGCGGCGGACCGCGTCTTCCTGCTGGCCCACGGCAAGGTCGAGAAGGTCGGGTCCGGCCCGTACGGCGACGAGACGGTGCTCGGAGTCCTCGCCGACGGCGCCTACTTCGGCGACCAGGCGCTGATCGACGGCGACGCGGCCTGGGAGTACACGGCCCGGGCCGTCACCGCCTGCACGCTGCTGACGCTGCGCCGTTCGGACGTGCTCAACCTCGCGGCCCGCGCCGACTCGCTGCGCGACCACCTCGCCGGACTGCTCTCCATCCCGCACCAGCGCACCAACCGCTACGGCGAGGCGGAGATCGATCTGTCCGCCGGGCACGTGGGGGAGAGCGTCGTCCCGCACACGTTCGTCGACTACGAGTCGGCCCCCCGTGAATACGAGCTGAGCGTCGCCCAGACCGTGCTCAAGGTGCACAGCAGGGTCGCCGATCTCTACAACCAGCCGATGAATCAGACCGAGCAGCAGCTGCGGCTCACCGTCGAGGCGCTGAGGGAGCGCCAGGAGCACGAGCTGGTCAACAACCGCGAGTTCGGACTGCTCAACAACTGCGACTACGGGCAGCGGCTCCAGCCCCACGACGGGGCCCCCGGCCCCGACGACATGGACGAACTGCTGTCGCGCCGGCGCGGGTCGAACCTGTTCCTGGCCCATCCCCGGGCCATCGCCGCCTTCGGGCGCGAGTGCAACAAGCGCGGTCTGGTGCCGGAGAGCGTGGAGGTCGGCGGGCACCATGTGCCTGCCTGGCGCGGAGTTCCGATCTTCCCGTGCAACAAGATCCCGGTCACCGATGCCCGCACCACATCGATCATCTGCATGCGTACCGGTGAAGCCGACCAGGGCGTCGTCGGACTTCAGCAGAGCGGCATCCCGGACGAGATCGAGCCGAGCCTGTCGGTCCGCTTCATGGGCATCGACGAGCAGGCGATCATCTCGTACCTGGTAACGGCCTACTACTCCGCCGCCATCCTGGTGCCGGATGCCCTCGGTGTCCTGGAGAACGTCGAGGTCAGCCGCTGGCGGTGA
- a CDS encoding UBP-type zinc finger domain-containing protein produces the protein MSECLHVLEMPRPEPAPLSETCLECLAAGSHPVQLRLCLTCGHVGCCDSSPLKHATAHFHETGHPVMRSYECGDNWRWCFEDGSIV, from the coding sequence ATGAGTGAGTGCCTGCATGTTCTCGAAATGCCGCGCCCCGAGCCCGCCCCGCTCAGCGAAACCTGCCTCGAGTGTCTGGCCGCGGGCAGCCATCCCGTGCAGCTGCGGCTCTGCCTCACCTGCGGCCACGTCGGCTGCTGCGACTCGTCGCCCCTGAAGCACGCCACGGCGCACTTCCACGAGACAGGTCATCCGGTCATGCGAAGTTACGAATGCGGCGACAACTGGCGCTGGTGCTTCGAGGACGGTTCGATCGTCTGA
- a CDS encoding diacylglycerol/lipid kinase family protein, protein MRALLVVNPAATTTSARTRDVLIHALASEMKLEAVTTEYRGHARDLGRRAADSDDIDLVVALGGDGTVNEVVNGLLHKGPDVDSLPSLAVVPGGSTNVFARALGIPNDAVEATGAILDALADRSERTVGLGLAAGTPGTADEAVPERWFTFCAGLGFDAGVLGRVEQKRERGKRSTHPLYVRQVIRQFLEEPHRRKGLITLDVPGRDPVTDLALSIICNTAPWTYLGNRPMYAAPKASFDTGLDILGLKRLTTPAVARYATQLLTSSPEKGPHGKHAVSLHDLTDFTLHSKAPLPFQMDGDHLGLRTSVTFTGVRRALRVIV, encoded by the coding sequence ATGCGCGCACTTCTCGTGGTCAACCCAGCTGCCACCACTACCAGTGCGCGGACCCGTGATGTCCTCATCCACGCCCTCGCGAGCGAGATGAAACTCGAGGCCGTGACCACGGAGTACCGCGGCCACGCCCGGGACCTGGGACGACGCGCGGCCGACTCCGACGACATCGACCTCGTGGTCGCCCTCGGCGGCGACGGCACGGTCAACGAAGTCGTGAACGGCCTGCTGCACAAGGGGCCCGATGTGGACAGCCTGCCGAGTCTCGCCGTGGTTCCGGGCGGCTCCACCAATGTGTTCGCACGCGCCCTGGGCATTCCCAACGACGCCGTGGAAGCGACCGGCGCCATCCTGGACGCACTAGCCGACCGCAGCGAACGGACGGTCGGCCTCGGCCTGGCGGCCGGCACCCCGGGCACGGCGGACGAAGCCGTTCCGGAACGCTGGTTCACTTTCTGTGCCGGACTCGGATTCGACGCGGGCGTCCTCGGCCGGGTCGAACAGAAACGCGAGCGGGGCAAGCGTTCGACCCATCCGCTGTACGTGCGCCAGGTGATCCGCCAGTTCCTGGAGGAACCGCACCGGCGCAAGGGCCTGATCACCCTGGACGTGCCCGGCCGGGACCCCGTCACGGACCTCGCGCTGTCCATAATCTGCAACACCGCACCCTGGACCTACCTGGGGAATCGTCCGATGTACGCCGCCCCGAAGGCATCCTTCGACACCGGCCTGGACATCCTCGGTCTGAAGCGCCTCACGACGCCCGCGGTGGCGAGGTATGCCACCCAGCTGCTCACTTCGAGCCCCGAGAAGGGCCCACACGGCAAGCACGCAGTCTCCCTCCATGACCTCACCGACTTCACCTTGCATTCAAAGGCTCCACTGCCCTTCCAGATGGACGGTGACCACCTGGGACTGCGTACGAGCGTGACGTTCACAGGCGTACGCCGTGCACTGCGTGTGATTGTGTGA
- a CDS encoding GNAT family N-acetyltransferase, which produces MGVRIRQADERDRDQVVRILDEAFHNDPVSGWVFPDEEHRRSVHGKFLGVFADITLAGGRIDMLEDGTAVALWLSVPAGAPEGDDGTPALMRETADPDNERAELIGRLTGAVHPHDRAHEYLLMIGVSPERQGEGIGEALITEVLERCDRDGVPAYLEASSERSRGLYERLGFTFMGRTVDLPDGPSMWPMWRDPYTV; this is translated from the coding sequence ATGGGTGTACGCATACGGCAGGCGGACGAGCGGGACAGGGACCAGGTCGTACGGATCCTGGACGAGGCGTTCCACAACGACCCGGTGAGCGGATGGGTCTTTCCGGACGAGGAGCACCGGCGCTCGGTGCACGGGAAGTTCCTCGGTGTCTTCGCCGACATCACGCTCGCGGGCGGCCGGATCGACATGCTGGAGGACGGCACGGCCGTGGCCCTCTGGCTCTCGGTGCCGGCGGGGGCACCCGAGGGGGACGACGGCACGCCCGCACTCATGAGGGAGACCGCGGACCCCGACAACGAACGGGCCGAACTGATCGGCCGGCTGACGGGCGCCGTCCATCCGCACGACCGCGCCCATGAGTACCTGCTGATGATCGGCGTCTCGCCGGAGCGCCAGGGGGAGGGGATCGGGGAAGCGCTCATCACCGAGGTGCTGGAGCGGTGCGACCGCGATGGAGTCCCGGCCTATCTGGAGGCGAGCAGCGAGCGCAGCCGAGGTCTCTACGAGCGGCTCGGGTTCACCTTCATGGGGCGGACCGTGGACCTTCCGGACGGTCCCTCCATGTGGCCCATGTGGCGTGATCCGTACACAGTCTGA
- a CDS encoding family 2 encapsulin nanocompartment cargo protein polyprenyl transferase: MTSTDAATEGHEAAALLERTRGVVDPHLRAAVESLPGGIRQVAMYHFGWQNADGSPASGLAGKAIRPALVLAAARALGGDPDHAVRAAVAVELAHNFTLLHDDVIDEDATRRHRPTAWAVFGVPDAVITGDAMLALAQRLLSDDPHPASARASARLSTCIIELCAGQQADCALEKRGPDDVTLDECLTMATAKTGALLGCACALGALYAGAGERAVGAMDGFGREAGLAFQLIDDLIGIWGDTDRTGKPVGADLSAHKKSLPVVAALTSGTPAAAELAALYRGAMNTPDEVSRAAGAVDRAGGRDWAQMCAADRMARAVHHLSRAVPDPAAAGDLLALAEFVTRRTH; the protein is encoded by the coding sequence ATGACGAGTACGGATGCCGCGACGGAAGGCCACGAGGCCGCCGCGCTCCTGGAGCGCACCCGCGGCGTCGTCGACCCGCATCTGCGAGCTGCCGTGGAATCGCTGCCCGGAGGCATACGCCAGGTCGCGATGTACCACTTCGGCTGGCAGAACGCGGACGGAAGCCCGGCTTCGGGACTGGCCGGCAAAGCCATCAGGCCCGCACTGGTCCTGGCCGCCGCCCGCGCGCTGGGCGGCGATCCGGACCACGCGGTACGGGCCGCCGTGGCCGTGGAACTGGCGCACAACTTCACCCTGCTCCACGACGACGTGATCGACGAGGACGCCACCCGCAGGCACCGGCCCACGGCGTGGGCGGTGTTCGGTGTGCCGGACGCCGTCATCACCGGGGACGCCATGCTCGCCCTCGCGCAGCGGCTGCTGTCCGACGACCCGCACCCGGCGTCCGCACGTGCTTCGGCCCGGCTGTCCACCTGCATCATCGAACTGTGTGCGGGGCAACAGGCCGACTGCGCCCTGGAGAAGCGCGGCCCCGACGACGTCACGCTGGACGAGTGCCTCACCATGGCCACGGCCAAGACGGGTGCGCTGCTCGGCTGTGCCTGTGCCCTCGGCGCCCTGTACGCGGGGGCCGGGGAGCGGGCTGTGGGGGCCATGGACGGCTTCGGGAGGGAGGCGGGTCTCGCTTTCCAGCTCATCGACGACCTGATCGGGATCTGGGGGGACACGGACCGTACGGGCAAACCGGTCGGGGCGGACCTGTCGGCCCACAAGAAGTCCCTGCCGGTGGTGGCCGCTCTCACCTCGGGCACGCCCGCGGCCGCCGAACTGGCCGCGCTCTACCGGGGAGCCATGAACACTCCGGACGAGGTGAGCAGGGCGGCCGGCGCGGTGGACCGGGCGGGCGGGCGTGACTGGGCGCAGATGTGCGCGGCGGACCGGATGGCCCGGGCGGTCCACCATCTGTCCCGTGCGGTGCCCGATCCGGCCGCCGCCGGGGACCTGCTCGCCCTGGCCGAGTTCGTGACCCGCAGGACGCACTGA
- a CDS encoding RNA polymerase sigma factor SigF, with protein sequence MSDGNGDGPVRDETIRSGVVRPAAVPEQQARPHPVDGADGTQGRTVAVKQSQAERAGQMSEHRHHDPHDRSGARALFIELRELADGSPEKAELRNRLVRMHLPLVEHLARRFRNRGEPLDDLTQVATIGLIKSVDRFDPDRGVEFSTYATPTVVGEIKRHFRDKGWAVRVPRRLQELRLSLTTATAELSQQHGRSPTVHELAERLGISEEEVLEGLESANAYSTLSLDVPDTDDESPAVADTLGSEDEALEGVEYRESLKPLLEDLPPREKRILLLRFFGNMTQSQIAQEVGISQMHVSRLLARTLAQLRERLLVEE encoded by the coding sequence GTGAGCGACGGGAACGGGGACGGTCCTGTGCGGGACGAGACGATCCGATCCGGGGTGGTGCGCCCAGCAGCCGTCCCGGAGCAACAGGCCCGGCCGCACCCGGTGGACGGTGCGGACGGGACCCAAGGCCGCACGGTCGCGGTGAAGCAGTCGCAGGCAGAGCGGGCGGGCCAGATGAGCGAGCACAGGCACCACGATCCACATGACCGCAGCGGGGCGCGGGCACTCTTCATCGAGCTGCGCGAGCTCGCCGACGGCTCGCCGGAGAAGGCGGAGCTGCGCAACCGGCTGGTGCGCATGCACCTCCCGCTCGTCGAGCACCTGGCCCGCAGATTCCGCAACCGGGGCGAGCCACTGGACGACCTGACCCAGGTCGCGACGATCGGACTGATCAAGTCCGTGGACCGGTTCGACCCGGACCGCGGTGTCGAGTTCTCGACGTACGCGACCCCTACGGTCGTCGGCGAGATCAAGCGGCACTTCCGCGACAAGGGCTGGGCGGTACGGGTACCCCGCCGCCTCCAGGAGCTGCGGCTGTCGCTGACCACGGCAACCGCGGAGCTCTCCCAGCAGCACGGCCGCTCCCCGACGGTGCACGAGCTCGCGGAGCGCCTGGGCATCTCCGAGGAGGAGGTCCTGGAGGGCCTGGAATCGGCCAATGCCTACAGCACGCTCTCCCTGGACGTCCCGGACACGGATGACGAGTCCCCCGCGGTGGCGGACACGCTCGGCTCCGAGGACGAGGCGCTGGAGGGTGTCGAGTACCGGGAGTCGCTCAAGCCGCTCCTCGAGGACCTCCCGCCGCGCGAGAAGCGGATTCTGCTGCTCCGGTTCTTCGGCAACATGACGCAGTCGCAGATCGCGCAGGAGGTCGGCATCTCCCAGATGCACGTCTCCCGACTGCTGGCGCGCACGCTCGCACAGCTGCGCGAGCGGCTGCTCGTCGAGGAGTAG
- a CDS encoding 1-aminocyclopropane-1-carboxylate deaminase/D-cysteine desulfhydrase, producing MHHEALDLSRLQPALPSPLQPAEDERFARHGVTLLLKRDDLIHPDLPGNKWRKLAPNLRAAAGRTVLTFGGAYSNHLRATAAAGRLLGFPTVGVVRGDELADRPLNPSLARCAADGMRLHFVDRATYRSKAAPEVLDGLLGLFGACTVLPEGGSNALAAQGCTALGHELRGRGDTVAVACGTGGTLAGLAAGLGPGQRALGIPVLRGGFLEDVVLNLQHEAFGARAGQWSLDERFHFGGYARTTPELHAFADDFEDRHGLPVERLYVAKLLYALTALAQEGAFARGSTVTAVITGRPD from the coding sequence ATGCACCACGAAGCGCTCGACCTCTCCCGGCTGCAGCCGGCTCTCCCCTCGCCCCTGCAGCCGGCCGAGGACGAGCGCTTCGCGCGTCACGGCGTGACACTGCTCCTCAAACGCGACGATCTGATCCACCCCGACCTGCCCGGCAACAAGTGGCGGAAGCTCGCCCCCAATCTCCGGGCGGCCGCCGGACGCACCGTTCTGACCTTCGGCGGGGCCTACTCCAACCACCTGCGCGCCACGGCCGCCGCAGGACGGCTGCTCGGCTTCCCCACGGTCGGGGTCGTACGCGGCGACGAACTTGCCGACCGCCCTCTCAACCCTTCCCTCGCCCGGTGTGCGGCCGACGGCATGCGTCTGCACTTCGTGGACCGGGCGACGTACCGCTCGAAGGCCGCTCCCGAGGTCCTGGACGGGCTGCTGGGCCTCTTCGGGGCGTGCACCGTCCTCCCGGAGGGTGGCAGCAACGCTCTCGCCGCACAGGGCTGCACAGCGCTCGGCCACGAGCTGCGCGGGCGGGGCGACACGGTCGCGGTGGCCTGCGGGACCGGCGGCACCCTGGCGGGGCTTGCTGCCGGACTCGGTCCGGGGCAGCGCGCCCTGGGCATTCCTGTGCTGCGCGGCGGCTTCCTGGAGGACGTCGTGCTGAACCTGCAGCACGAGGCGTTCGGCGCACGGGCCGGGCAGTGGTCCCTGGACGAGCGCTTCCACTTCGGCGGCTACGCGCGTACGACCCCGGAGCTGCACGCGTTCGCCGACGACTTCGAGGACCGCCACGGCCTGCCGGTCGAGCGGCTCTACGTGGCCAAGCTGCTGTACGCCCTGACCGCACTGGCCCAGGAGGGAGCCTTCGCCCGGGGATCCACGGTGACCGCCGTGATCACCGGGCGGCCGGACTGA